A genomic segment from Flavobacterium sp. 9R encodes:
- a CDS encoding aldo/keto reductase: MKYTTLPNTDIQVSKICLGTMTFGQQNTEAEGHTQMDYALEQGVNFFDTAEMYSVPARKETYGSTERILGTWFQKTGNRDKVVLASKIAGPNPNFTYMREKNDFSPASIQYALDKSLERLQTDYIDLYQLHWPERKTNFFGQRGFKVQDDAWEDNIHAVLETLNGFIQQGKIKHIGLSNETPWGIMRFLEESKYHNLPRIKTVQNPYSLLNRLYENGSAEIGIRENVGLLAYSPMAFGVLSGKFLTGESHPNARINLFPQFSRYNSEQSAAATRLYNEIAQQNGLTLTQLALAFIEQQPFVTSTIIGATTMEQLKENIDTINVTLSEELPQAIDGVQAKIPDPAP; encoded by the coding sequence ATGAAATATACCACTTTACCCAATACTGATATTCAAGTCAGTAAAATTTGTTTAGGCACGATGACTTTTGGTCAACAAAATACAGAAGCCGAAGGACACACTCAAATGGACTATGCTTTAGAACAAGGTGTTAACTTTTTTGATACGGCCGAGATGTACTCAGTACCAGCGCGTAAAGAAACTTACGGCAGCACCGAACGCATTTTAGGAACTTGGTTCCAAAAAACAGGCAATAGAGACAAAGTGGTTTTGGCATCAAAAATTGCGGGGCCAAATCCTAACTTTACCTATATGCGCGAAAAGAATGATTTTTCTCCAGCGAGTATTCAATATGCTTTAGACAAAAGTTTAGAGCGTTTACAAACGGATTATATCGATTTGTACCAATTGCATTGGCCAGAACGTAAAACCAATTTTTTTGGACAACGCGGTTTTAAAGTGCAAGACGATGCTTGGGAAGACAACATTCACGCAGTTTTAGAAACATTGAATGGTTTTATCCAACAAGGAAAAATAAAACATATCGGATTGTCGAATGAAACGCCGTGGGGAATTATGCGCTTTTTGGAAGAAAGTAAATACCATAATTTGCCAAGAATCAAAACGGTTCAAAATCCTTATTCGTTGTTGAATCGCTTGTACGAAAATGGTTCAGCAGAGATTGGAATCAGAGAAAACGTGGGGCTTTTGGCCTATTCGCCAATGGCGTTTGGGGTGTTGTCGGGTAAATTTTTAACAGGCGAATCACATCCTAACGCAAGAATCAATTTGTTTCCTCAATTTTCAAGATACAATAGCGAACAATCGGCTGCGGCTACGCGTTTGTACAACGAAATTGCACAGCAAAACGGATTGACGCTAACGCAATTGGCCTTAGCTTTTATCGAGCAACAACCTTTTGTAACTAGTACGATTATTGGCGCCACAACAAT
- a CDS encoding OmpA family protein gives MIKKTFLGLTLLLLASSCVSKKIYNELENKLANLQKEHADLTNENGELQKAKTQLESDKEGLTSELNKTKSDLEKLKADYAAAQNKYKVLQDSYAALEKNSGEALQTNLKKNHELLAELDAKSKALATEKERLSKSAQRLQELEDLIAAKEAAMKKLKDTLSKALNGFEGKGLTVEQKNGKVYVSMENKLLFNSGSWAVGSEGKKAVVEVAKVLGDNPDIAVLIEGHTDDDGFKGSGPIADNWDLSTKRATAIVAILSENKKVNKQNLTAAGRSEYAPLQSNATAEGKAKNRRIEIILTPRLDEISKMLEEF, from the coding sequence TAAATTAGCCAATCTTCAAAAAGAACACGCCGATTTAACCAACGAAAATGGCGAATTGCAAAAAGCAAAAACACAATTAGAATCCGATAAAGAAGGATTGACATCTGAGTTAAATAAAACCAAATCCGATTTAGAAAAGTTAAAAGCAGACTATGCCGCTGCACAAAACAAGTACAAAGTACTTCAAGATTCGTATGCAGCACTAGAGAAAAACAGTGGAGAAGCTTTGCAAACCAACTTGAAAAAAAATCATGAACTTCTTGCTGAACTTGATGCAAAAAGTAAAGCCTTAGCCACCGAAAAAGAGCGTTTAAGCAAAAGTGCTCAACGTTTGCAAGAACTAGAGGATTTGATTGCAGCCAAAGAAGCCGCGATGAAAAAACTAAAAGATACACTCTCTAAAGCCTTGAATGGTTTTGAAGGAAAAGGCTTGACCGTTGAGCAAAAAAATGGAAAAGTTTACGTTTCTATGGAGAACAAATTATTGTTCAATTCAGGTAGTTGGGCTGTAGGTTCCGAAGGGAAAAAAGCAGTGGTAGAAGTAGCTAAAGTATTGGGTGATAATCCAGATATTGCTGTTTTAATCGAAGGGCATACAGATGATGACGGTTTCAAAGGTTCAGGACCAATCGCGGATAACTGGGATTTGTCTACCAAAAGAGCCACAGCTATAGTAGCTATTTTGAGCGAAAACAAGAAAGTAAACAAACAAAATTTAACGGCTGCAGGTCGTAGCGAATATGCTCCATTGCAAAGCAACGCCACTGCCGAAGGAAAAGCCAAAAATCGCCGAATTGAAATCATTCTGACGCCACGTTTGGACGAAATCTCAAAAATGTTAGAAGAGTTTTAG